Proteins encoded in a region of the Elaeis guineensis isolate ETL-2024a chromosome 7, EG11, whole genome shotgun sequence genome:
- the LOC105048563 gene encoding WAT1-related protein At3g18200, whose translation MKGEPQVSEKVKLLIAVLALQFCYAGFHIVSRAALNIGVSKVVFPVYRNILALVLLAPFAYFLEKKDRPPLSFSLLVQFFLLALCGITANQGFYLLGLYYLSPTYASAIQNSVPAITFAMAAALRLEQLNIKRRYGLAKVVGTVVSIGGATIISLYKGPPLLHHSIKLGAISSVDPILNWTLGCVYILGNCIAWSGWMVLQVPVLKKYPARLSLTTFTCFFGLIQFIIIAAFTENDMERWKVHSGEELLTILYAGLVASGVAFSLQIWCIDRGGPLFAAVFQPVQTVVVAIMAAIMFGDQLYSGGIIGSILIMVGLYFVLWGKSQEKKAGNQEKEKDLTRHLLEEENSHKYVAPAADIP comes from the exons atgaagggagaGCCCCAAGTCTCAGAGAAGGTGAAGCTTCTTATTGCTGTACTGGCACTCCAGTTCTGCTATGCAGGATTTCACATTGTTTCTAGAGCTGCACTCAATATTGGTGTGAGCAAAGTTGTGTTTCCAGTGTATAGGAACATCCTTGCTTTGGTCTTGTTGGCCCCTTTTGCTTACTTTCTAGAGAA GAAAGACAGGCCGCCTCTCAGCTTTTCTTTGCTTGTTCAGTTCTTTCTTCTTGCATTATGTGG GATAACTGCAAACCAAGGATTTTATCTCCTGGGTTTGTATTATTTATCTCCAACTTATGCTTCTGCCATACAGAATTCGGTTCCAGCAATCACCTTTGCTATGGCAGCTGCTCTAAG GCTTGAGCAACTCAATATTAAAAGGAGATATGGGCTGGCAAAGGTGGTAGGAACAGTTGTTAGTATTGGAGGCGCCACCATTATTTCTCTCTACAAGGGCCCTCCTCTGCTACATCACTCCATCAAACTAGGAGCCATTTCATCTGTCGACCCAATACTTAACTGGACATTGGGCTGTGTTTATATCCTTGGGAATTGCATTGCTTGGTCTGGTTGGATGGTGCTTCAG GTTCCTGTGCTAAAGAAGTACCCAGCAAGGCTCTCGCTCACCACATTCACCTGCTTCTTTGGGCTGATTCAATTCATAATAATAGCAGCCTTCACAGAGAATGACATGGAGAGGTGGAAAGTCCATTCGGGAGAAGAGCTCCTCACAATTCTCTATGCA GGTCTTGTGGCATCAGGGGTTGCCTTCTCTCTTCAGATATGGTGTATAGACCGAGGAGGACCTCTTTTTGCTGCAGTATTCCAACCAGTTCAGACAGTTGTGGTGGCCATCATGGCAGCCATTATGTTTGGTGATCAGCTATACTCAGGAGG GATCATTGGATCTATCCTAATCATGGTAGGTCTTTACTTTGTTCTGTGGGGTAAGAGTCAGGAGAAGAAGGCTGGGAACCAAGAGAAGGAAAAGGACCTGACAAGGCATCTCCTTGAAGAAGAGAACTCGCATAAATATGTTGCACCAGCTGCTGATATCCCATGA